From the genome of Acidobacteriota bacterium, one region includes:
- a CDS encoding VCBS repeat-containing protein, whose translation MTKDTLALFSFICLLSGPACQAASFQEAAIFGPPQRLATGSEPSAVVAGDIDGDGRLDAVVANQGDGDLSLFRGDGQGRLVPIGRVACGDSPTGLALADVDEDGKLDVVVANHETDYLTILSGDGRGGFSPAPDSPLTIEVSPHPHEVRVADLNQDGHPDLLVDHRDGEGLLVLPGAGKGRLQSPGQLIKTGGDPYRGMEVADVNRDGKLDLLTPNPGNVGLVLGEDPATLAFQPIRTVNAHRPFAIALGDLNGDGHLDLVTASEPSSPPGIFLGDGQGRFNEHPNALSSLPQGAKNIVTADFNGDGFDDAAIANWSSSRILLLLGGAQEIVENRLQAAPNPWGLSAADLNQDGRPDLLITSNTESRLLVFLTGR comes from the coding sequence ATGACCAAAGACACGCTGGCCCTGTTTTCGTTCATCTGCCTGCTTTCGGGGCCTGCCTGCCAGGCCGCTTCCTTTCAGGAGGCCGCGATTTTCGGACCTCCGCAGCGTCTGGCCACCGGAAGCGAGCCCTCGGCCGTGGTGGCTGGCGACATTGACGGCGACGGGCGCCTCGATGCCGTGGTGGCCAACCAGGGCGATGGCGACCTGTCTCTTTTTCGAGGAGACGGTCAGGGAAGGCTGGTACCCATCGGCCGGGTGGCTTGCGGCGACAGCCCCACCGGACTGGCATTGGCCGACGTTGACGAAGACGGCAAGCTCGACGTCGTCGTGGCCAACCACGAGACCGACTACCTGACGATCCTCAGCGGAGACGGCCGGGGCGGATTCAGTCCCGCCCCCGACTCGCCCTTGACCATCGAGGTCAGCCCCCACCCGCATGAGGTGCGCGTCGCCGACCTGAATCAGGACGGACATCCCGATCTGCTGGTCGATCACCGCGACGGCGAAGGACTGCTGGTGTTGCCGGGCGCGGGCAAGGGGCGCTTGCAGTCGCCGGGGCAGCTCATCAAGACAGGAGGCGATCCCTACCGGGGCATGGAAGTGGCCGACGTCAACCGGGACGGCAAACTCGACCTGCTCACCCCCAATCCAGGCAACGTCGGGCTGGTCCTGGGCGAAGACCCGGCGACGCTTGCTTTTCAGCCCATCCGCACCGTCAACGCCCACCGCCCCTTCGCCATCGCCTTGGGCGATTTGAATGGGGACGGCCACCTCGACCTGGTCACCGCCTCTGAACCGTCTTCGCCGCCGGGAATCTTCCTGGGCGACGGCCAAGGCCGATTCAACGAGCACCCGAACGCCCTCTCCTCCCTGCCGCAGGGGGCCAAGAACATCGTCACGGCCGATTTCAACGGCGACGGATTCGACGATGCCGCCATCGCCAACTGGTCCTCTTCCCGAATCCTGCTCCTCTTAGGCGGGGCCCAAGAGATCGTCGAGAACCGCTTGCAAGCCGCCCCCAATCCGTGGGGACTGAGCGCCGCCGACCTCAACCAAGACGGCCGCCCAGACC